The proteins below come from a single Nitrosospira sp. Is2 genomic window:
- the flhA gene encoding flagellar biosynthesis protein FlhA → MNAITRRISLLASVSGRNLAAPLLILVILGMMVLPLPAFLLDVMFTFNIALSIMVLLVSINTLKPLDFAAFPTVLLLTTLLRLSLNVASTRIVLMEGHTGPDAAGKVIEAFGHYLVGGNYAVGIVVFIILVVINFIVITKGAGRIAEVSARFTLDAMPGKQMAIDADLNAGLIGEEEAGKRRARISQEAEFFGSMDGASKFVRGDAIAGILILFINVIGGLIIGMLQHDLDLATAARNYTLLAIGDGLVAQIPALIISTAAGLVVSRVGTDDDISTQLAGQLFSQPQVLVLTASIIGLMGLIPGMPHVAFLLLAATLGGGAYLLMRRSKGGTTAQPAAAPAAQPELQDASWDDVVPVDILGLEVGYRLISLVDQSQDGELLRRIKGVRKKFAQEIGYLPPPVHIRDNLELRPNAYRITLKGVAIGTGEVNVGQFLAIDPGSVSGNLPGAVTKDPAFGLPAVWIDAAQRDQAQVLGYTVVDAGTVVATHLNHLVHTHAAELLGRAEVQQLLDRLAKESPKLVEDLTPKLLPLSTLQKVLQNLVDENVHIRDMRTIVESLTEHAPRVQDAHELTALVRIALGRAIVQQIWPQAGELQVMALDSGLERLLTHALHANPNGAGIEPGLAETLLREASGASQRQEQVGLVPVLLVPAPLRTLLARFLRSAVPQLKILSHAEVPDSSNIKVTSILGARA, encoded by the coding sequence ATGAATGCCATTACGAGACGAATATCCCTTCTGGCCAGTGTGAGTGGGCGCAACCTGGCTGCGCCACTGCTGATACTCGTGATCCTTGGCATGATGGTCTTGCCGTTGCCCGCATTTCTGCTGGACGTGATGTTCACCTTCAATATCGCGCTCTCCATCATGGTGTTGCTGGTGAGCATCAATACGCTCAAGCCGCTGGATTTCGCAGCGTTTCCCACCGTGCTCCTGCTCACGACGCTTCTCCGGTTGTCGCTCAACGTCGCTTCGACGCGGATCGTGCTGATGGAAGGCCATACCGGGCCGGATGCCGCAGGGAAGGTGATCGAGGCGTTCGGACATTACCTCGTGGGCGGCAATTACGCCGTGGGTATTGTCGTTTTCATCATACTGGTGGTGATCAACTTCATCGTCATTACCAAGGGCGCGGGCCGTATCGCGGAAGTTTCAGCGCGATTTACGCTGGACGCGATGCCCGGAAAGCAGATGGCTATCGATGCCGATCTCAACGCTGGTCTCATCGGCGAAGAGGAGGCGGGCAAACGGCGCGCCCGGATATCGCAGGAAGCGGAATTCTTTGGCTCGATGGACGGCGCGAGCAAGTTTGTGCGCGGCGACGCGATAGCGGGAATCCTGATTCTTTTCATCAACGTAATCGGCGGGCTGATCATAGGCATGCTGCAACACGACCTGGACCTTGCTACCGCCGCGAGGAACTATACGCTGCTGGCAATTGGCGATGGCCTGGTCGCGCAAATACCCGCACTCATCATTTCGACCGCCGCGGGACTTGTGGTAAGCCGTGTAGGAACGGACGACGATATCAGCACCCAACTCGCGGGACAGCTGTTTTCACAGCCCCAGGTACTGGTCCTGACTGCCTCGATCATTGGCCTCATGGGCCTTATCCCTGGCATGCCCCACGTTGCCTTTCTATTGCTCGCTGCAACGTTGGGCGGAGGCGCCTACCTGCTGATGCGGCGCAGCAAGGGCGGCACAACTGCCCAGCCGGCAGCAGCGCCTGCGGCCCAACCGGAGTTGCAGGACGCAAGCTGGGACGACGTGGTTCCGGTTGATATTCTCGGGCTCGAGGTCGGGTATCGGTTGATCTCGCTGGTAGACCAGTCGCAGGACGGCGAGTTGCTACGCCGGATCAAAGGAGTACGGAAGAAATTCGCGCAAGAGATCGGATATCTTCCACCGCCGGTGCACATTCGCGACAATCTCGAACTGCGCCCGAACGCCTACCGCATCACTCTTAAGGGGGTGGCGATTGGTACAGGCGAGGTCAATGTCGGCCAATTTCTCGCAATCGATCCCGGTAGTGTTTCAGGCAACCTGCCCGGCGCCGTCACCAAGGACCCCGCGTTCGGATTGCCGGCCGTATGGATTGATGCTGCCCAGCGGGACCAGGCTCAAGTGCTTGGTTATACCGTGGTGGATGCAGGCACGGTGGTCGCCACGCATCTGAATCACCTGGTACATACGCACGCGGCAGAATTGCTCGGACGCGCGGAAGTGCAGCAGCTGCTTGACCGTTTGGCGAAAGAATCGCCCAAACTGGTGGAAGACCTTACCCCCAAACTGCTGCCACTTTCGACCTTGCAAAAAGTTCTACAAAACCTCGTCGACGAGAACGTGCATATACGTGACATGCGCACGATCGTCGAGTCCCTGACCGAGCATGCGCCGCGGGTGCAGGACGCGCATGAATTAACCGCTCTGGTCCGTATTGCCCTTGGCCGAGCGATTGTCCAGCAAATATGGCCCCAAGCCGGGGAACTGCAGGTCATGGCGCTGGATTCGGGGCTCGAAAGACTGCTGACGCACGCCCTGCATGCGAATCCAAACGGGGCCGGCATCGAGCCAGGGCTGGCTGAAACACTTCTCCGCGAGGCCTCGGGGGCAAGCCAGCGACAGGAGCAGGTGGGGCTGGTGCCCGTCCTGCTTGTGCCCGCGCCACTGCGAACACTGCTTGCCCGGTTTCTGCGCAGCGCGGTGCCGCAACTCAAGATTCTGTCGCACGCCGAAGTACCTGATTCGAGCAATATCAAAGTTACTTCCATTCTGGGAGCCAGAGCATGA
- the flhF gene encoding flagellar biosynthesis protein FlhF, whose translation MSIKRFVAKTTSEALRKVRDALGPEGVILSNRSVDGGIEILALHQDAMSALIPSRISKESGATFSPQLHLNSGVAGPGYRAADFRSADEGFQSSANGRPWGGEQRQDEIRAERPNSASFGATPQLPERTRTAGATSFGNRPLSGRALSHANETIQADAQPAASVPKSKPGREQVSENVRPPKRSAKAVRTPAAAKKAQPDAVDTHGVASEVAASVLKEIKAMRGALEQQLASLSWNDEERRNPMRGQILKRLLKTGFSEDLIRELVAHMPAVSSEVDAINHVKSVLGGKLKTIGNEHEMLEKGGVYALVGPTGVGKTTTTAKLAARCVVRHGADKLALLTTDGYRIGGHEQLRIYGKILGVAVHAVRDKHDLTLALTELRGKHLVLIDTVGMGQRDRMVAEQVAMFAGCGTEVKRLLLLNAASNGYTLNEVAHAYRGDGLAGAIITKLDEAVILGCALDTAVRHALPLYYVAQGQRVPEDLELADAANLLTGALDSPPMSSFDLPDEGILLPMTVGNQDNAGLDTGELSLG comes from the coding sequence ATGAGCATCAAACGGTTTGTTGCAAAAACCACCAGCGAGGCATTGCGCAAGGTTCGCGACGCCCTCGGGCCCGAAGGCGTCATCCTTTCCAACCGATCGGTCGATGGAGGAATCGAGATCCTGGCGCTGCACCAGGATGCAATGTCGGCGTTGATACCATCCCGTATTTCAAAAGAATCAGGAGCGACGTTCTCGCCACAGCTCCATCTTAATAGTGGCGTGGCCGGGCCGGGGTATCGGGCCGCGGATTTCAGATCCGCCGATGAGGGATTCCAAAGCTCGGCAAACGGTCGTCCCTGGGGCGGGGAGCAAAGACAGGATGAGATTCGGGCCGAGCGACCAAATAGTGCATCCTTCGGCGCAACGCCCCAATTACCGGAGCGGACAAGGACGGCAGGGGCCACGTCGTTCGGTAACAGACCCCTATCCGGGCGTGCACTCTCGCATGCCAATGAAACGATACAGGCAGACGCTCAACCCGCCGCATCCGTTCCAAAGAGCAAACCCGGTCGCGAGCAAGTGTCCGAAAATGTGCGGCCTCCAAAGCGGTCTGCCAAGGCGGTTCGCACTCCTGCAGCGGCCAAAAAAGCTCAGCCTGATGCGGTCGATACCCATGGGGTAGCCAGCGAGGTGGCAGCAAGCGTGCTGAAAGAAATAAAGGCGATGCGGGGCGCGCTGGAACAGCAGTTGGCATCACTGAGCTGGAATGACGAGGAGCGTCGGAATCCCATGCGGGGCCAGATATTAAAACGGCTGCTGAAGACGGGTTTCAGCGAAGATCTTATCCGCGAACTGGTGGCTCACATGCCCGCGGTCAGCAGTGAGGTCGATGCGATCAATCATGTCAAATCCGTTCTCGGCGGAAAGCTCAAGACCATCGGCAATGAACATGAAATGCTGGAAAAAGGAGGCGTTTATGCGCTGGTAGGCCCAACGGGTGTCGGCAAGACGACCACTACCGCCAAACTTGCCGCGCGATGCGTGGTGCGGCACGGTGCCGACAAACTCGCATTGCTTACGACCGATGGCTACCGGATCGGCGGGCACGAGCAGCTCAGAATATACGGCAAGATTTTGGGCGTTGCCGTGCACGCGGTAAGGGATAAGCACGACCTGACACTGGCCTTAACTGAACTGCGCGGCAAGCACCTGGTGTTGATTGATACCGTTGGTATGGGTCAGCGTGACCGGATGGTGGCGGAGCAGGTCGCAATGTTCGCTGGTTGCGGCACAGAGGTGAAACGCCTGCTGCTGCTCAACGCGGCATCGAACGGGTACACGCTGAACGAAGTAGCCCATGCTTATCGTGGCGATGGCCTGGCGGGCGCCATCATTACCAAGCTGGACGAAGCAGTCATACTGGGTTGTGCGCTCGACACCGCTGTGCGCCATGCCTTGCCGCTTTACTATGTTGCGCAAGGCCAGCGTGTTCCGGAAGACCTGGAGTTGGCGGATGCGGCAAATCTGTTAACAGGCGCGCTGGACAGTCCGCCAATGTCCTCCTTCGATCTGCCTGACGAGGGAATTTTACTGCCGATGACCGTCGGCAACCAGGATAACGCCGGGCTGGATACAGGAGAACTCTCACTTGGCTGA
- a CDS encoding AAA family ATPase has protein sequence MAEQIHDQADGLRRLLMQDFVRVVTVTSGSAAAGKTTTVIGLAVALARDGKKVLVIDENVGARNICATLGLNAHRDLLDVIRRDKALDAVIVTAREGIRVLPAGRGMRVLEKLSTDDKTHLIDAFAGIDPSVDVVLIDAAPGSDSRALPLALPSHEIVMVLPPEPASITAAYALIKHISSHHESKRRYHVLFNKTELEADARKIFENMESAAKRYLAVTLHLLGFVAYDGKHCLGRGLAEVHPNSPSACVFRFAAESLAHLPCQDGEGPGLERFMQCLLQGNQGGRQNAIAASSQRV, from the coding sequence TTGGCTGAGCAGATCCACGATCAGGCCGATGGGTTGCGACGCTTGCTGATGCAGGATTTCGTGCGCGTTGTAACTGTCACATCCGGCAGCGCGGCCGCGGGCAAGACAACCACCGTGATCGGTTTGGCCGTGGCGCTGGCGCGCGATGGAAAGAAGGTGCTGGTAATTGACGAGAACGTTGGGGCCCGCAACATTTGCGCAACGCTGGGTTTGAACGCTCACCGCGACCTGCTGGATGTGATCCGTCGCGACAAGGCCCTGGACGCGGTGATCGTTACCGCCCGCGAAGGTATCCGTGTCCTTCCGGCGGGACGTGGCATGAGGGTTCTTGAAAAGCTCAGCACGGACGACAAGACCCATCTGATCGATGCATTTGCCGGTATCGACCCGTCAGTGGATGTGGTCCTGATTGATGCCGCACCGGGATCGGACAGCAGAGCGCTTCCCCTTGCTCTCCCCAGCCACGAAATTGTCATGGTTCTCCCTCCAGAGCCCGCTTCAATTACGGCGGCATATGCATTGATAAAGCATATCAGCAGTCATCACGAGAGTAAGCGCCGCTACCACGTCCTGTTCAACAAAACGGAGCTGGAGGCGGACGCGCGAAAAATTTTCGAGAACATGGAAAGTGCGGCCAAACGCTATCTGGCCGTCACTCTCCACCTCCTGGGCTTCGTCGCATACGATGGCAAGCATTGCCTGGGCCGCGGGCTGGCGGAAGTGCATCCCAATAGCCCTTCAGCCTGCGTATTTCGCTTCGCCGCAGAGTCGCTGGCTCACTTGCCGTGTCAGGACGGCGAGGGACCAGGACTCGAACGCTTCATGCAGTGTTTGCTGCAAGGCAACCAAGGCGGCAGGCAAAACGCCATTGCCGCAAGCTCACAGCGAGTATAG
- a CDS encoding RNA polymerase sigma factor FliA, with the protein MYTSSGTMDKQQHLEKFASLVKRIAHHMMSRLPVSVEADDLIQVGMMGLMEALNRYEEMPGAQFETYAQQRIRGAMLDELRQLDWLPRGARKNMRQIDAAINALQQRLGRSPSEKEIAGELRVTIDGYHQMLLDARGAQLVHYEDFTDSEDDDYLERNCAASGADPLANLLDGDLRHALIAAIDILPTREKTLMGLYYEQEMNFKEIGAILGVSESRVCQIHSQAVARLRATLKECAWTSIA; encoded by the coding sequence ATGTATACCTCATCCGGCACGATGGATAAACAGCAACATCTCGAAAAGTTCGCGTCTCTTGTCAAACGGATCGCCCATCACATGATGTCGAGGCTTCCAGTCAGCGTGGAGGCAGACGATCTTATTCAGGTTGGCATGATGGGTTTGATGGAGGCCTTGAATCGCTACGAGGAAATGCCCGGGGCGCAGTTCGAGACTTATGCCCAGCAGCGCATCCGCGGCGCCATGCTGGATGAGCTGCGCCAACTGGACTGGCTGCCGCGCGGTGCGCGAAAAAATATGCGCCAGATCGACGCGGCAATTAACGCGCTGCAGCAGCGGCTCGGCCGTTCGCCATCGGAAAAGGAGATCGCCGGCGAGCTTCGCGTGACCATTGACGGCTATCACCAAATGCTGCTCGACGCGCGCGGAGCGCAGCTGGTTCATTACGAGGATTTCACGGACAGCGAAGACGACGACTATCTTGAGCGCAACTGTGCCGCGAGCGGTGCCGATCCATTGGCGAATTTACTGGATGGTGACCTGCGCCACGCACTGATTGCCGCGATAGACATTCTGCCCACGCGGGAAAAAACCCTCATGGGGCTTTACTATGAGCAGGAAATGAATTTCAAGGAGATTGGCGCCATCCTCGGCGTGTCTGAGTCCCGAGTATGCCAGATACATAGCCAGGCAGTGGCGCGGCTGCGTGCCACGCTCAAGGAATGCGCGTGGACTTCAATAGCGTAA
- a CDS encoding flagellar motor protein, translated as MDFNSVIGIVIALLAIFGGHALEGGHAGSLMQFTAFAIVLGGTLGAVLLQSPVAQFVLGMKMSRWVFIPPMLDPDALVEHIAVWSTAARKEGLLALDTHVEGIDDPFIKKGLQLVVDGTEPMVLKRVLEVEIDTFEDLHHQGAKVWEAAGGYAPTIGILGAVMGLIQVMENLSDPAHLGTGIAVAFVATIYGVGLANLAFLPIASKLKTLISSQVLMREMLVDGLVGIANGENPRLITGRLRGYMA; from the coding sequence GTGGACTTCAATAGCGTAATCGGCATCGTTATCGCTTTACTCGCGATTTTTGGCGGACACGCGCTTGAAGGCGGCCATGCAGGGTCGCTCATGCAGTTCACGGCTTTCGCCATCGTGCTCGGCGGAACGCTTGGGGCAGTGCTGCTGCAAAGTCCAGTGGCCCAGTTTGTGCTCGGCATGAAAATGAGCCGGTGGGTATTTATTCCGCCGATGCTCGACCCTGACGCGCTGGTCGAGCATATCGCGGTCTGGAGCACCGCTGCGCGCAAGGAGGGATTGCTGGCGCTTGATACGCATGTCGAGGGAATCGACGATCCATTCATTAAAAAAGGATTGCAACTCGTGGTCGACGGCACGGAGCCTATGGTACTGAAGCGCGTGCTCGAAGTAGAGATCGATACCTTTGAAGACCTCCACCACCAGGGCGCCAAGGTCTGGGAAGCAGCCGGCGGCTACGCCCCGACTATCGGGATTCTCGGCGCTGTGATGGGGCTTATCCAGGTAATGGAGAATCTTTCCGATCCGGCACATCTCGGCACCGGTATTGCGGTCGCGTTCGTGGCGACCATCTATGGCGTGGGTCTGGCTAACCTGGCATTTCTGCCAATTGCAAGCAAACTCAAGACTCTGATTTCCAGCCAGGTTCTGATGCGCGAAATGCTTGTCGACGGGCTGGTGGGAATCGCCAATGGCGAGAACCCCCGCCTGATAACAGGGCGGCTGCGTGGGTACATGGCCTGA